In Arthrobacter ramosus, one DNA window encodes the following:
- a CDS encoding TDT family transporter, with the protein MTVTAERTEPTTAGASAPSPAAPTGMLPLSVFGIPLGLAGLGAGWSAARVTLGAPAWPAEVLYGAASAIWLIFTVVYVLRGLRRKGAFGADLRHPMAGPFASFIPLVGILLSAHYSEYLPGLGAWVCVAFIAALAIVATQLFAHWVTGGVSMQSIHPGYFLPVVAGSFVASIGFSSIHAHEAALAAFGIGAFFWLVVGTVVTVRLMTAGALPPAAKTGMSAYLAAPATANTAWMVSHPGPMGALQLGLTGVLVIMLLMQLLLIGEYRKLPFSPLFWVFTFPVATTANYAVRWFAASNVPGKEIYSWIILALATAFITSIAARSIVTATHGNAKKRRSPALA; encoded by the coding sequence ATGACTGTTACGGCTGAAAGGACCGAGCCGACGACGGCCGGTGCGAGCGCCCCTTCGCCCGCAGCCCCTACGGGCATGCTGCCCCTGAGCGTGTTCGGTATTCCACTGGGCCTGGCCGGTCTCGGCGCAGGATGGTCAGCCGCCCGAGTCACCCTCGGGGCGCCGGCCTGGCCGGCGGAAGTCCTCTACGGAGCAGCCAGCGCAATCTGGCTCATTTTTACCGTGGTCTACGTACTGCGCGGCCTGCGCCGCAAAGGAGCCTTCGGGGCCGACCTTCGACACCCGATGGCCGGCCCGTTTGCGTCCTTCATCCCCCTGGTGGGGATCCTGCTCTCTGCCCACTACAGCGAGTATCTTCCCGGGTTAGGTGCCTGGGTGTGCGTTGCGTTCATCGCAGCCCTCGCAATCGTGGCCACCCAGCTCTTTGCCCACTGGGTCACCGGCGGAGTATCAATGCAATCCATCCACCCCGGCTACTTCCTGCCCGTCGTGGCCGGATCCTTCGTCGCCAGCATCGGGTTCTCCAGCATCCACGCCCACGAGGCTGCACTCGCCGCCTTCGGCATCGGCGCGTTCTTCTGGCTCGTCGTCGGAACCGTCGTCACGGTCCGACTCATGACCGCCGGCGCACTTCCTCCGGCCGCCAAGACCGGCATGTCGGCCTACCTCGCGGCCCCCGCCACCGCAAACACAGCATGGATGGTTTCACATCCGGGACCCATGGGAGCGCTTCAGCTCGGGCTCACCGGAGTGCTCGTCATCATGCTGCTCATGCAGCTTCTGCTCATCGGCGAGTACCGCAAGCTTCCCTTCAGCCCTCTGTTCTGGGTCTTCACCTTCCCTGTCGCCACCACGGCAAACTACGCCGTCCGCTGGTTCGCCGCATCGAACGTTCCGGGCAAGGAAATCTACTCCTGGATCATCCTCGCCCTGGCAACCGCGTTCATCACCAGCATCGCCGCCCGCAGCATCGTGACAGCCACGCACGGCAACGCCAAAAAACGCCGGAGCCCCGCACTCGCCTAA
- the istB gene encoding IS21-like element helper ATPase IstB, which produces MSPTAPAATITPTLRRRRGLTEQAAVAAVDQACRRLRLPTVRAVLDEALTVAGKEQLSYQGFLAELLLAECDDRDRRSSIRRVKAANFPRNKWLGDFDFDANPNINPATIHTLATGDWIRKGAPLCLIGDSGTGKTHLLIGLGTAAAEQGYRVKYTLATRLVNELVEAADEKILAKTIARYGRVDLLCIDELGYMELDRRGAELLFQVLTEREEKNSIAIASNESFSGWTKTFSDPRLCAAIVDRLTFNGAIIETGTDSYRLAHTIAQQAAS; this is translated from the coding sequence ATGAGCCCCACCGCCCCTGCCGCCACCATCACCCCGACACTGCGCCGGCGCCGCGGCCTGACCGAACAAGCCGCGGTCGCGGCCGTGGACCAGGCCTGCCGTCGGCTGCGCCTGCCCACCGTCAGGGCGGTCTTGGACGAAGCACTCACCGTCGCCGGGAAGGAACAACTCTCCTACCAGGGTTTCCTGGCCGAACTGCTGCTTGCCGAGTGCGACGACCGGGACCGGCGCTCCTCCATCCGCAGGGTCAAAGCCGCGAACTTTCCAAGGAACAAATGGCTCGGAGACTTCGATTTCGATGCCAACCCGAACATCAACCCCGCCACCATCCACACCCTCGCAACCGGGGACTGGATCCGCAAAGGCGCCCCCCTGTGCCTGATCGGGGACTCAGGAACGGGCAAAACCCACCTGCTCATCGGGCTCGGCACCGCGGCCGCGGAACAGGGCTACCGGGTCAAATACACCCTCGCGACCCGGCTCGTAAACGAACTCGTCGAAGCCGCCGACGAGAAAATCCTGGCCAAAACCATCGCCCGCTACGGCCGCGTGGACCTGCTCTGTATCGACGAATTGGGCTATATGGAACTGGACCGCCGCGGCGCCGAACTCCTCTTCCAAGTCCTCACCGAACGCGAAGAAAAGAACTCCATCGCCATCGCCTCCAACGAGTCCTTCTCCGGCTGGACCAAAACCTTCAGCGACCCGCGTCTCTGCGCCGCAATCGTGGACCGATTGACCTTTAACGGCGCCATCATCGAAACCGGCACGGACTCCTACCGGCTCGCCCACACCATCGCTCAACAGGCCGCCAGCTAA
- a CDS encoding sulfurtransferase: MKQSLPLDSSSKIAQFAHPDRLVTTDWLSTHLGSDGLVIVESDEDVLLYETGHIPTAVKVDWHADLNDPVQRDYLDGRRFAELMVSRGISRDTTVVIYGDKNNWWAAYTLWVFSLFGHPDVRLLDGGRNTWIAEGRPLETVGTGVAANAATYPTIERDDASIRIFKDDVIAHIGQPLIDIRSPQEFSGERTTMPDYPEEGVLRGGHIPGARNVPWARAVAEDGTYKSRAELEALYFGEIGLGIDDNVVTYCRIGERSSHTWFALTHLLGLDHVRNYDGSWTEWGNAVRVPIETGSGDSPAQPLTVTGLDGPGRTDISGPTS; the protein is encoded by the coding sequence ATGAAGCAGTCCCTGCCGCTCGACAGCTCTTCCAAGATCGCCCAGTTCGCACATCCCGATCGCCTCGTGACAACAGACTGGTTGTCCACCCACCTGGGAAGTGACGGTCTCGTAATTGTCGAGTCCGACGAGGACGTGCTCCTTTACGAAACCGGTCACATCCCAACAGCAGTCAAGGTCGACTGGCACGCCGATTTGAACGACCCGGTCCAGCGGGACTATCTCGACGGACGGAGGTTTGCCGAACTGATGGTGTCCCGCGGCATCAGCCGCGACACCACCGTGGTTATCTACGGGGACAAGAACAACTGGTGGGCCGCCTACACATTGTGGGTTTTCAGTTTGTTTGGACACCCCGACGTGAGGCTCCTCGACGGCGGGCGAAACACGTGGATCGCAGAGGGCCGCCCACTCGAGACCGTGGGGACCGGCGTGGCCGCCAACGCTGCCACTTACCCAACGATCGAGCGCGATGACGCCAGCATCAGGATCTTCAAAGACGACGTGATCGCACACATCGGACAGCCCCTCATCGACATTCGCTCGCCCCAGGAATTCAGCGGAGAACGGACAACCATGCCCGACTATCCCGAAGAGGGCGTGCTGCGCGGCGGACACATTCCAGGCGCCCGGAACGTTCCCTGGGCCCGGGCCGTAGCTGAAGACGGAACGTACAAATCGCGTGCGGAGCTCGAAGCCCTCTATTTCGGGGAAATCGGGTTGGGGATCGATGACAACGTCGTAACCTATTGCCGCATTGGAGAACGATCGAGTCACACCTGGTTCGCCCTGACCCATTTGCTGGGTCTCGACCACGTGCGGAACTACGACGGGTCATGGACGGAATGGGGAAACGCGGTACGGGTGCCCATCGAAACGGGTTCCGGAGATAGTCCCGCCCAACCATTGACTGTGACAGGTTTGGATGGCCCCGGTAGGACGGATATATCCGGCCCCACTTCATGA
- a CDS encoding CGNR zinc finger domain-containing protein — MSWKGTIRYGIDSAPGGLGFVQDLLNTQSAGKPRSTDLLDEADDAQAWLDAGLAEWSRTAGKTPIAVELGPRDLKELRRFRTDLKLALGTGNNDPADNPDTPAHLLRAATTQLRLGPDGRVSAEPRGAGARQIESLMLVEIFEAQLTDIWRRLKTCRNDRCQAAFFDRSRNNSGVWHDVRVCGHAENLRAHRARKRAEHQV; from the coding sequence ATGAGCTGGAAAGGCACAATCCGTTACGGAATCGATAGCGCCCCCGGCGGCCTCGGGTTTGTTCAGGACCTGCTCAATACACAATCAGCAGGTAAGCCTCGCTCTACAGATCTGCTGGATGAAGCCGACGACGCACAGGCTTGGCTCGATGCCGGACTGGCGGAGTGGTCCCGGACCGCCGGAAAAACCCCCATAGCCGTCGAATTGGGGCCGCGTGATCTGAAGGAGCTACGTCGCTTCCGGACAGATCTAAAGCTTGCCTTGGGCACGGGAAACAACGATCCTGCTGATAATCCTGACACCCCTGCACATTTGCTCCGGGCAGCCACGACTCAGCTGAGGCTCGGCCCGGACGGTCGCGTTTCGGCCGAGCCGCGGGGTGCCGGCGCCCGCCAGATCGAATCCCTGATGCTGGTCGAAATCTTCGAAGCCCAATTGACCGATATTTGGCGCAGACTCAAGACGTGCCGTAACGACCGCTGCCAGGCCGCGTTTTTCGACCGGTCCCGAAACAACAGCGGAGTTTGGCACGATGTCCGGGTGTGTGGCCATGCGGAGAACCTTCGCGCGCACCGGGCCCGCAAGCGGGCTGAACATCAGGTCTAG
- a CDS encoding thiolase family protein: MANSYIYDGIRTPFGKFGKSLAGVRPDDLAAHVIRELIARHPDLEPARIGDVIFGDTNGAGEDNRNVARMASLLAGLPTSVPGTTLNRLCGSGMEAVIQASRAIEVGDTDLVLSGGVESMSRAPWILAKPERAYPAGPETLHSSTVGWRMVNPEMPGDWTVSNGETAEILADRFHISRQAQDEFAARSHRLADAAWNAGIYDDEVVSVPGTTLLRDEGIRADTSVGALAALKPAFRSDGSVTAGNSSPLNDGAAALFIGREGALATDPLARIVSRGVAGVDPNVFGIAPVEAANRALARAGKTWGDVDVVELNEAFASQSLACLKLWPDLDPEKVNIHGGALAIGHPLGASGARILLHLARELERRGGGIGVAAICIGVGQGLAVVLER; this comes from the coding sequence ATGGCAAATAGCTATATATATGACGGGATCCGGACTCCTTTTGGGAAGTTCGGGAAGTCCTTGGCAGGCGTCCGGCCGGATGACCTTGCCGCGCACGTGATCCGCGAATTGATCGCTCGTCACCCGGACCTGGAGCCGGCCCGGATCGGTGATGTCATTTTTGGCGACACGAACGGTGCAGGAGAAGACAACCGGAATGTTGCGCGTATGGCCTCGCTGCTGGCGGGGTTGCCCACGTCCGTGCCCGGCACCACCCTCAACAGGCTCTGCGGATCGGGCATGGAGGCCGTCATCCAGGCCAGCCGTGCAATCGAGGTCGGTGACACAGACCTCGTTCTCAGTGGGGGCGTCGAGTCGATGAGCCGTGCCCCGTGGATCCTCGCGAAGCCGGAGCGTGCCTACCCGGCCGGCCCTGAAACGCTGCACAGTTCGACGGTGGGTTGGCGGATGGTCAACCCGGAGATGCCGGGCGACTGGACGGTGTCCAACGGTGAAACCGCTGAGATACTGGCTGATCGTTTCCACATTTCCCGTCAGGCGCAGGACGAGTTTGCGGCCAGGAGTCACCGTCTCGCGGATGCAGCGTGGAACGCCGGCATCTATGATGACGAGGTCGTCTCGGTGCCGGGCACAACGCTGCTCCGCGATGAGGGGATCCGCGCCGACACCTCAGTGGGGGCCCTTGCCGCACTAAAGCCCGCCTTTCGCAGCGACGGTTCAGTCACCGCAGGCAACTCATCACCTCTTAACGACGGCGCCGCAGCGTTGTTCATCGGACGCGAGGGAGCCCTGGCCACTGACCCGCTGGCCCGAATCGTGTCAAGGGGAGTGGCCGGAGTGGACCCCAACGTCTTCGGCATTGCACCCGTTGAGGCCGCCAACCGAGCCTTGGCGCGGGCCGGCAAAACTTGGGGAGACGTCGACGTCGTCGAACTGAATGAGGCCTTCGCGTCCCAGAGTCTCGCTTGTCTGAAGTTATGGCCGGACCTTGATCCGGAAAAGGTCAACATCCACGGCGGCGCCCTGGCCATAGGGCACCCACTGGGTGCATCAGGCGCGAGAATACTCCTACATCTGGCCCGTGAACTTGAGCGGCGCGGCGGAGGAATCGGCGTGGCGGCCATCTGCATCGGAGTGGGCCAAGGCCTTGCGGTCGTACTCGAACGGTAA
- a CDS encoding SDR family oxidoreductase, with amino-acid sequence MTTKIDGAVVFVTGANGGLGEEFVRQSLQRGAVKVYATARSPREWGDPRIAPLFLDVTDPESVAQAVKNAADTTIVINNAGMTRRGPLAEARMTDVRAIFETNFFGALNVAQAFAPILEFNRNGALLNVLSVLSWLGSGNAYSASKAALWSATNSLRLELAPRGILVSGLHLGFTATPMTKGIDAPMNNAADVVRAALNGLEEGDYEILADDLSVTTKANLAAPIEVMYPQLVKP; translated from the coding sequence ATGACAACTAAGATCGACGGCGCAGTCGTATTCGTAACAGGAGCGAACGGCGGCCTCGGCGAGGAATTTGTTAGACAGAGCCTTCAGCGCGGTGCTGTAAAGGTTTACGCGACCGCCCGCAGTCCCAGGGAGTGGGGCGATCCCCGTATCGCGCCCCTGTTCCTCGATGTGACGGATCCGGAGTCTGTCGCCCAGGCCGTCAAGAACGCCGCGGATACGACCATCGTCATCAACAACGCGGGAATGACCCGCCGTGGACCTCTGGCTGAGGCGCGCATGACGGATGTGCGCGCGATATTCGAAACTAATTTCTTTGGCGCTCTAAACGTCGCCCAGGCGTTCGCACCAATCCTTGAATTCAACAGGAACGGTGCGCTGCTGAACGTGCTTTCCGTGTTGAGCTGGCTTGGATCGGGCAACGCGTATAGCGCGTCGAAGGCGGCGTTATGGTCCGCGACGAACTCCCTGCGACTGGAACTGGCGCCACGGGGCATTCTGGTCAGCGGTCTCCACCTCGGATTCACCGCGACGCCGATGACAAAAGGCATCGACGCCCCCATGAACAACGCCGCTGACGTTGTCCGCGCCGCACTAAACGGCCTCGAAGAAGGCGACTACGAGATTCTAGCCGACGACCTCAGCGTCACCACAAAGGCAAATCTCGCAGCTCCTATCGAGGTCATGTACCCCCAGCTGGTCAAACCCTAG
- a CDS encoding LysR substrate-binding domain-containing protein: MEIQQLRVFLAVAEELHFGRAAVRLHMAQPPVSRMVRQLERDLGTDLFVRSTRSVRLTAAGAALVAPAQKILAAADRAKASALAAERGEVGTVTLAYAGASTHVLVGMLAREVRKEYPGIEFRLNSQDFALPALARVLRGEVDVSLGRWDFVPAGVQARTIVEEHLVMAVPASHRLALQEDVHIADLAGEPFVALLPHEGSVLGDRLRRLSLGAGFDPDIVQRAPDSWTAMALVGAEVGCSLTVSSVAENVTDPHVHFLRVLDKTLPVYLRMAWRRTSDNPALPPVLSLAERVWPDRPHEPSSET; encoded by the coding sequence ATGGAGATTCAACAACTTCGGGTCTTCCTCGCGGTGGCGGAGGAACTGCACTTTGGGCGGGCCGCCGTGCGGCTCCATATGGCGCAGCCACCGGTCAGCAGGATGGTGCGGCAACTCGAGCGCGACCTCGGCACCGACCTTTTCGTTCGGAGTACCCGCAGCGTCCGGCTGACGGCGGCCGGAGCGGCGCTGGTGGCGCCGGCCCAGAAGATTCTCGCTGCAGCGGACCGTGCCAAAGCCAGCGCGCTGGCCGCCGAGCGCGGCGAGGTGGGGACAGTCACGCTCGCCTACGCCGGCGCATCGACCCATGTGCTCGTTGGAATGCTCGCCCGCGAGGTTCGAAAGGAATACCCGGGGATTGAATTCCGCCTGAACAGCCAGGACTTCGCCCTTCCGGCCCTGGCCCGGGTTCTCCGGGGCGAAGTGGACGTCAGCCTCGGCCGGTGGGACTTCGTTCCCGCGGGCGTCCAGGCACGAACCATCGTCGAGGAACACCTCGTCATGGCCGTCCCGGCATCCCACCGGCTCGCCTTGCAAGAGGACGTGCATATAGCGGATCTCGCCGGCGAGCCGTTCGTCGCATTGCTCCCACATGAGGGCTCGGTACTCGGTGATCGGCTACGCAGGCTCAGCCTGGGCGCCGGGTTCGATCCCGACATTGTGCAGCGGGCACCCGATTCGTGGACCGCCATGGCCTTGGTCGGAGCCGAAGTCGGATGCTCCCTGACGGTTTCCTCCGTCGCGGAGAACGTGACGGACCCGCACGTGCATTTCCTGCGGGTGCTCGACAAGACCCTGCCGGTCTATCTGCGCATGGCGTGGCGCCGGACCTCGGACAACCCGGCGCTGCCTCCGGTCCTCTCGCTCGCCGAACGTGTCTGGCCGGACCGTCCCCACGAACCATCCTCGGAGACGTAG